One Spinacia oleracea cultivar Varoflay chromosome 4, BTI_SOV_V1, whole genome shotgun sequence DNA segment encodes these proteins:
- the LOC110776876 gene encoding F-box/kelch-repeat protein At3g23880-like isoform X2, whose translation MADSGVEPIESSLKKSKIDSTQTLTLNLPDHILIEEILARLPVKSLIRFKSVCKYWLSIISSRKFAKSHLKFSVLRLQFLFLPYCHDYCGKGNGGNFLSLPYKESCSVKDLVRLGCGYIEDFPVLVGSCHGLICVCDKEEYAGKFGLWNPATEEHREITNPDNIPDVKAYGFGYVSSIDDYKIASTFATRSGKFRGFYVFSARNGKWKRIVGKFDRHYHQLAISLDREALFVDGTHYWPTKRFIGFNLDTEKFEESPLRDDLHSYKDVKLFKFKGCLTFRGRHWKSTHNVWDFWMLKKPNGSISWEKLFTFDLTNVSFFRFSETDKCLVRQFEQFKLIDPCKEALELVRGDSDFSNKAVTMEYTESLVSPFVITKTVKQPIVDNKLLQNKRVLPVSRMKDSYYEDEDDYDDDCDDDDCDDDDDDDDGDVDESDFEEEEEEEEEEEDDNASEFEEAHGNESDSEDNGKVNTYWVSSDDDDKDSDYFKYALSNDEDEDDDEDEDDEDGF comes from the exons ATGGCTGATTCGGGAGTTGAACCAATCGAGAGTAGCTTGAAGAAGAGCAAGATCGATTCGAcgcaaaccctaaccctaaatctcCCCGACCACATCCTAATTGAAGAAATTCTGGCACGACTTCCGGTAAAATCCCTAATTCGCTTCAAATCTGTTTGTAAGTATTGGTTATCAATCATTTCTTCCCGCAAATTCGCAAAATCCCATCTGAAATTTTCTGTATTGCGCCTTCAATTTCTATTTCTTCCGTATTGTCATGATTATTGTGGGAAAGGGAATGGAGGTAATTTTCTCTCGTTACCCTACAAAGAATCCTGTAGCGTGAAAGATTTAGTTCGATTAGGGTGTGGATATATTGAAGATTTTCCTGTATTAGTGGGTTCTTGTCATGGACTCATATGCGTGTGTGATAAGGAAGAGTATGCTGGTAAATTTGGTCTGTGGAACCCTGCTACAGAAGAGCATCGTGAGATTACTAATCCCGATAATATTCCCGATGTTAAAGCTTATGGTTTTGGTTATGTTTCCTCCATTGATGATTATAAGATTGCATCTACATTTGCTACACGTAGTGGGAAGTTTCGGGGGTTTTACGTGTTTTCTGCACGTAATGGTAAATGGAAAAGAATTGTTGGTAAATTTGATAGGCATTACCATCAACTTGCTATCTCATTGGACCGCGAAGCACTGTTTGTTGATGGAACTCATTACTGGCCTACTAAGCGTTTTATTGGATTTAACTTAGATACTGAGAAATTCGAAGAATCCCCATTGAGAGATGATTTACATAGCTATAAAGATGTGAAATTGTTCAAGTTTAAAGGGTGTTTGACATTCCGTGGTCGTCACTGGAAGAGTACTCACAATGTTTGGGACTTTTGGATGCTGAAAAAACCTAATGGCTCGATTAGTTGGGAGAAATTGTTCACATTTGATCTTACAAATGTCTCCTTTTTTCGTTTCTCTGAGACAGACAAGTGTTTGGTGCGACAGTTTGAGCAGTTCAAGCTAATTGACCCGTGTAAGGAAGCTTTGGAACTTGTCCGAGGAGATTCCGATTTTTCTAACAAGGCAGTAACAATGGAATACACTGAGAGTCTTGTTTCACCTTTTGTTATAACGAAG ACTGTTAAACAACCAATCGTGGACAATAAGCTTCTCCAAAATAAACG AGTTCTTCCTGTGTCTCGGATGAAGGACTCTTATTATGAAGACGAGGATGACTATGATGATGActgtgatgatgatgactgtgatgatgatgatgatgatgatgatggtgatgtcGATGAGAGTGATttcgaggaggaggaggaggaggaggaggaggaggaggatgacAATGCTAGTGAATTCGAGGAGGCGCATGGCAATGAGAGTGATTCTGAGGACAATGGCAAAGTCAATACTTATTGGGTAAGTTCCGATGATGATGATAAAGACAGCGATTATTTTAAGTATGCGCTATCCAATGATGAGGAcgaagatgatgatgaggatgaaGACGATGAAGATGGATTCTAG
- the LOC110776876 gene encoding F-box/kelch-repeat protein At3g23880-like isoform X1 — protein MADSGVEPIESSLKKSKIDSTQTLTLNLPDHILIEEILARLPVKSLIRFKSVCKYWLSIISSRKFAKSHLKFSVLRLQFLFLPYCHDYCGKGNGGNFLSLPYKESCSVKDLVRLGCGYIEDFPVLVGSCHGLICVCDKEEYAGKFGLWNPATEEHREITNPDNIPDVKAYGFGYVSSIDDYKIASTFATRSGKFRGFYVFSARNGKWKRIVGKFDRHYHQLAISLDREALFVDGTHYWPTKRFIGFNLDTEKFEESPLRDDLHSYKDVKLFKFKGCLTFRGRHWKSTHNVWDFWMLKKPNGSISWEKLFTFDLTNVSFFRFSETDKCLVRQFEQFKLIDPCKEALELVRGDSDFSNKAVTMEYTESLVSPFVITKVKNFETVKQPIVDNKLLQNKRVLPVSRMKDSYYEDEDDYDDDCDDDDCDDDDDDDDGDVDESDFEEEEEEEEEEEDDNASEFEEAHGNESDSEDNGKVNTYWVSSDDDDKDSDYFKYALSNDEDEDDDEDEDDEDGF, from the exons ATGGCTGATTCGGGAGTTGAACCAATCGAGAGTAGCTTGAAGAAGAGCAAGATCGATTCGAcgcaaaccctaaccctaaatctcCCCGACCACATCCTAATTGAAGAAATTCTGGCACGACTTCCGGTAAAATCCCTAATTCGCTTCAAATCTGTTTGTAAGTATTGGTTATCAATCATTTCTTCCCGCAAATTCGCAAAATCCCATCTGAAATTTTCTGTATTGCGCCTTCAATTTCTATTTCTTCCGTATTGTCATGATTATTGTGGGAAAGGGAATGGAGGTAATTTTCTCTCGTTACCCTACAAAGAATCCTGTAGCGTGAAAGATTTAGTTCGATTAGGGTGTGGATATATTGAAGATTTTCCTGTATTAGTGGGTTCTTGTCATGGACTCATATGCGTGTGTGATAAGGAAGAGTATGCTGGTAAATTTGGTCTGTGGAACCCTGCTACAGAAGAGCATCGTGAGATTACTAATCCCGATAATATTCCCGATGTTAAAGCTTATGGTTTTGGTTATGTTTCCTCCATTGATGATTATAAGATTGCATCTACATTTGCTACACGTAGTGGGAAGTTTCGGGGGTTTTACGTGTTTTCTGCACGTAATGGTAAATGGAAAAGAATTGTTGGTAAATTTGATAGGCATTACCATCAACTTGCTATCTCATTGGACCGCGAAGCACTGTTTGTTGATGGAACTCATTACTGGCCTACTAAGCGTTTTATTGGATTTAACTTAGATACTGAGAAATTCGAAGAATCCCCATTGAGAGATGATTTACATAGCTATAAAGATGTGAAATTGTTCAAGTTTAAAGGGTGTTTGACATTCCGTGGTCGTCACTGGAAGAGTACTCACAATGTTTGGGACTTTTGGATGCTGAAAAAACCTAATGGCTCGATTAGTTGGGAGAAATTGTTCACATTTGATCTTACAAATGTCTCCTTTTTTCGTTTCTCTGAGACAGACAAGTGTTTGGTGCGACAGTTTGAGCAGTTCAAGCTAATTGACCCGTGTAAGGAAGCTTTGGAACTTGTCCGAGGAGATTCCGATTTTTCTAACAAGGCAGTAACAATGGAATACACTGAGAGTCTTGTTTCACCTTTTGTTATAACGAAGGTGAAAAACTTTGAG ACTGTTAAACAACCAATCGTGGACAATAAGCTTCTCCAAAATAAACG AGTTCTTCCTGTGTCTCGGATGAAGGACTCTTATTATGAAGACGAGGATGACTATGATGATGActgtgatgatgatgactgtgatgatgatgatgatgatgatgatggtgatgtcGATGAGAGTGATttcgaggaggaggaggaggaggaggaggaggaggaggatgacAATGCTAGTGAATTCGAGGAGGCGCATGGCAATGAGAGTGATTCTGAGGACAATGGCAAAGTCAATACTTATTGGGTAAGTTCCGATGATGATGATAAAGACAGCGATTATTTTAAGTATGCGCTATCCAATGATGAGGAcgaagatgatgatgaggatgaaGACGATGAAGATGGATTCTAG
- the LOC110776875 gene encoding pentatricopeptide repeat-containing protein At1g34160, with the protein MIAKSATTIVDTAIQKCNSLSHIKQIQSHLISAGLFQFSLSIRSKLLELTAISSYGDLSYATIIFNYINHPSIYDWNSIIRGHAQSPTPRIALTFFLSMLRAPQKPDAVTCSFALKACARALANFEGHLIHSLVIRSGFKVDVLLQTTLVDVYCKVGEFKDARKVFDEMSDRDIASWNALICGLAQGSFPNEALELFFRVCRMGMKADNVTVLGALSACSQMGASKEGDKVWCYIKEERLDLKVTVCNAVIDMYNKCGFVDKAYNVFNNMRCKKNIITWNTMVMGFAMHGLGAEAIELLQKMNNAGVFPDPITYLGVLCACNHAALVDEGYQLFNSMEKKGIVRNLKHYGAVVDLLGRAGRLTEAYEIINSMPIKPDIVLWQTLLGACNTYGNVELAEIASEKLVEMGSDSCGDFILLSNVYATYKRWNDVGRIREEMKIRDVKKVPGFSYTEVGGVLHKFISGDQSHPNWREIYAKLGEVMYKIKEHGYVPGTRFVLHDIGEEDKEYALCYHSEKLAVAFGLLKTSHETPIHVIKNLRICVDCHAVMKLVSKVYNREIIVRDRARFHRFKEGTCSCRDYW; encoded by the coding sequence ATGATCGCCAAATCCGCCACCACCATCGTTGACACAGCAATCCAAAAATGCAATTCTCTCTCCCACATCAAACAAATCCAATCCCACCTCATATCCGCCGGTCTCTtccaattttctctctctattcGCTCCAAACTTCTCGAGCTCACCGCCATCTCTTCCTATGGAGACCTCTCTTACGCAACCATCATCTTCAATTACATCAACCACCCATCAATATATGATTGGAATTCCATAATTCGAGGTCATGCCCAGAGTCCAACTCCCCGAATTGCACTCACCTTCTTCCTCTCCATGCTGCGCGCGCCCCAAAAGCCAGACGCCGTCACTTGCTCTTTTGCCCTCAAGGCGTGTGCGCGCGCTTTGGCGAATTTCGAGGGCCATTTGATACATTCCTTGGTTATTCGATCTGGGTTCAAGGTGGATGTGCTTTTGCAGACGACTTTAGTGGATGTGTATTGCAAAGTAGGGGAGTTTAAAGATGCCCGGAAGGTGTTTGATGAAATGTCTGACAGAGATATTGCTTCTTGGAACGCTTTGATTTGTGGGTTAGCTCAAGGGAGCTTTCCTAACGAAGCTCTGGAGTTGTTTTTCAGAGTCTGTAGGATGGGGATGAAGGCAGACAATGTAACAGTCCTTGGTGCTCTTTCAGCTTGCTCTCAAATGGGGGCTTCAAAAGAAGGGGACAAAGTATGGTGTTATATTAAGGAAGAGAGGTTGGATTTGAAGGTTACAGTATGCAATGCAGTGATTGACATGTACAATAAATGTGGGTTTGTGGATAAAGCATATAATGTGTTTAACAATATGAGGTGTAAGAAGAACATCATTACATGGAATACTATGGTAATGGGGTTTGCAATGCATGGACTTGGGGCAGAAGCTATTGAGCTTCTTCAGAAGATGAACAATGCTGGAGTCTTCCCTGACCCAATCACCTATCTTGGTGTATTGTGTGCTTGCAATCATGCAGCCTTGGTTGATGAAGGGTATCAATTGTTTAACTCAATGGAGAAGAAAGGGATTGTTCGTAATCTGAAGCATTATGGTGCTGTAGTTGACCTGTTAGGAAGAGCAGGGAGGCTAACTGAAGCTTATGAAATCATAAACTCAATGCCAATTAAGCCTGATATTGTCCTTTGGCAAACTTTACTAGGCGCTTGCAACACATACGGAAATGTGGAATTAGCAGAAATTGCATCAGAAAAACTCGTTGAAATGGGGTCAGATAGCTGTGGAGATTTCATCCTCTTGTCAAATGTTTATGCTACATACAAGAGGTGGAATGATGTAGGTCGAATTAGAGAAGAGATGAAGATCAGGGATGTGAAAAAAGTCCCTGGATTTAGCTACACTGAAGTTGGTGGTGTATTGCACAAGTTCATCAGTGGAGATCAGAGTCACCCAAATTGGAGAGAGATCTATGCAAAACTGGGTGAAGTCATGTATAAGATTAAGGAGCATGGATATGTTCCAGGGACGAGATTTGTGTTGCACGATATAGGGGAGGAAGATAAAGAGTACGCGTTGTGTTATCATAGTGAGAAGTTGGCTGTGGCTTTTGGGTTGCTGAAAACAAGCCATGAAACCCCAATTCATGTAATCAAGAATCTCAGAATATGTGTGGATTGTCATGCTGTTATGAAGCTTGTGTCAAAGGTTTATAATCGTGAGATTATAGTTAGGGATCGAGCTCGATTTCATAGGTTTAAGGAAGGAACTTGTTCTTGTAGGGATTATTGGTAA